The following are encoded in a window of Mycobacterium vicinigordonae genomic DNA:
- a CDS encoding cytochrome P450, whose product MKQDVVVLTADEIVDRLMSPEIVQDPYPLYARLRTIAPNFRSARGVRFVSTYELVEELLISKDFRSDIGMPPVEVNLESSEFFRIAGLSMPLLNPPVHTRIRSLVAPAFSHKMVRKRQADIQRRLDALLDGIERKLGSNGRAELVEDLTGPLPLGVFCELIGVPQEPRLRQWARVSATLPGAPVITEDLMRQAEQVALEFGTFIRSLIDERRREPGEDTVSALIQAEAEGEQLTENEMISSLWTIMTAGFETTTAGLTSVLYLLLLNPDWRVQLASDPSLISSAVDEMLRFDAAVQCPFNRVAIRSTTLGGEAVQEGERAVALIGAANRDPEAFPDPDTVILDRPASKGTASFGAGIHSCIGRALSRHDIILTVDSFLRRFPNLRLAEQEIIWNRLLPVRQISELYVEPAV is encoded by the coding sequence ATGAAACAAGATGTTGTGGTGCTGACCGCCGATGAAATCGTCGACCGGCTAATGTCACCGGAGATCGTGCAGGACCCGTATCCGCTTTATGCAAGGTTGCGGACGATCGCTCCTAATTTTCGGAGCGCTCGCGGAGTCCGCTTTGTCAGCACTTATGAACTGGTCGAGGAGCTGCTGATTTCGAAGGACTTCAGGTCTGACATTGGTATGCCCCCTGTCGAGGTAAACCTTGAAAGCAGTGAGTTCTTTCGTATCGCCGGCCTGTCAATGCCCTTGTTGAATCCACCGGTCCATACCCGCATTCGTAGCCTGGTGGCGCCAGCATTCTCACACAAAATGGTGAGGAAACGGCAAGCGGACATTCAAAGACGCCTTGACGCGCTGCTTGACGGTATCGAGCGCAAGCTGGGAAGCAACGGTCGTGCGGAACTCGTCGAAGATCTCACGGGCCCACTTCCACTGGGGGTCTTTTGCGAGCTGATCGGAGTTCCGCAGGAGCCACGGCTTCGTCAATGGGCACGAGTCTCGGCGACGCTGCCCGGCGCGCCAGTCATAACAGAAGACTTGATGCGCCAGGCCGAACAGGTGGCCCTGGAGTTTGGCACTTTCATCCGATCCCTCATCGATGAGCGTCGGCGCGAGCCGGGTGAGGACACCGTGAGCGCCCTAATCCAGGCCGAGGCGGAAGGCGAGCAGCTGACTGAAAATGAAATGATCAGTTCTCTGTGGACGATCATGACGGCGGGCTTCGAAACAACCACTGCCGGACTGACCAGCGTGCTTTACCTCCTGCTCTTAAACCCCGACTGGCGAGTTCAACTGGCAAGCGACCCATCTCTGATTTCGTCGGCCGTTGACGAAATGTTGCGGTTCGACGCCGCCGTACAGTGTCCGTTCAACCGGGTGGCTATCCGCTCCACCACGCTGGGCGGGGAGGCCGTGCAGGAAGGCGAACGCGCAGTAGCGCTCATCGGAGCAGCAAACCGGGACCCTGAGGCGTTCCCGGACCCCGACACTGTGATTCTTGACAGACCAGCCTCTAAGGGGACAGCGAGCTTCGGTGCCGGAATTCATTCTTGCATCGGTAGAGCGTTATCGCGCCACGACATCATCCTGACGGTGGATTCATTCTTGCGCCGGTTCCCTAATCTACGGTTGGCTGAACAAGAAATCATTTGGAACCGGTTGCTTCCCGTACGCCAAATAAGCGAACTATATGTCGAGCCCGCAGTATAA
- a CDS encoding bifunctional 3-phenylpropionate/cinnamic acid dioxygenase ferredoxin subunit: MSSENKEWLNVCPLDDLPEGEAIRVDSDPPIAVFNVDGTILAIDDTCTHQEASLSEGWVEGYDVECPLHASCFNLRTGQPDQPPATEPVRVHRVTVNNGLIQVEVARSVNSIKSFGA; the protein is encoded by the coding sequence ATGAGTTCAGAAAACAAAGAATGGCTTAATGTTTGCCCGCTCGACGATCTGCCGGAGGGTGAGGCTATCCGGGTCGACAGTGATCCACCTATCGCTGTCTTCAATGTCGACGGAACGATTCTGGCGATCGATGACACGTGCACGCATCAGGAGGCGTCTCTGTCGGAAGGCTGGGTTGAGGGATACGACGTCGAATGCCCCTTGCATGCTTCTTGTTTCAACCTCCGCACCGGACAGCCCGATCAGCCGCCAGCGACTGAGCCCGTCCGAGTTCACCGAGTCACTGTGAACAATGGCCTAATTCAGGTCGAAGTCGCCCGTTCTGTCAATTCAATAAAGTCGTTTGGAGCTTAA